Within the Methanobrevibacter ruminantium genome, the region TCAAAAATCTCCAACAGTCTTATGATGATGGAGATTTAAGTCTTGAGGAATTAGAAGATTTAATTGACTCCATCAAAACTGTTGAAAAGGCTTTTAAAAAGAATAAAGTTAATTCATCCGAAATTTATGTAATCAGCTTATCACAACTTTACAGTGATGGTGAATTAGAAGATGATAAATTAAATGACTTAATCACTAAAATAGTTCTTGTAGAAGAGATATATGAAAACAATGAAATAGAAGTTTCTGAAACTGCTATTATTGAATCTGCAATGACTTTCATTAAAGAGAAATTAACTTACAATGAGTTAAATACATTAGTCCTTGTTGAAAATGAGCTTGCAGGCAATGAAATTGAATATCCAAAAGATGGAACTATCTATTTAATCAAAACTCTTGAAGAAGAACTTAGCATTGAAGAATATGATTATGTGCCTGAAGCTATTTCCAAAGTTTTAGATGTAATCATTAAAAATGAGATCAAGTTCCCTCCAAGTTACATTAAAGACTTAGTGAGAGTTTACATTAAAAGAGAGTTAACTGATGATGAATTAAATGAGTTAGTTCTTAAAGTAGACGAAGCTTACGAAAGATCTTATATTGAAGCTGGAGAAGCAGTAGGTACTGTTGCAGCTCAATCTGTAGGTGAACCTGGTACTCAGATGACCATGCGTACTTTCCACTACGCAGGGGTAGCTGAGTTAAACGTAACTCTCGGTCTTCCAAGGTTAATTGAAATTGTAGATGCAAGGAAAAAGATTTCCACACCTACCATGGACATTTACTTCGAGGAAGAGTACAAGAATGATGAGGAATTCGTAAGAAAGTTAGCGAATAAGATTGGTAAAAGTACCATTAATGACATATTATCTGATTTCAACTTGGATTATGGTGGAATGCAAGTCATAGTCACTCTCGATGAGAGAAAAAT harbors:
- the rpoA2 gene encoding DNA-directed RNA polymerase subunit A'', producing the protein MTFIKEKLTYNELNTLVLVENELAGNEIEYPKDGTIYLIKTLEEELSIEEYDYVPEAISKVLDVIIKNEIKFPPSYIKDLVRVYIKRELTDDELNELVLKVDEAYERSYIEAGEAVGTVAAQSVGEPGTQMTMRTFHYAGVAELNVTLGLPRLIEIVDARKKISTPTMDIYFEEEYKNDEEFVRKLANKIGKSTINDILSDFNLDYGGMQVIVTLDERKIQDRRLDYDSIIAQVEKIFKKVEIEDDYKLTFKPRNPTIREIRLLADKVRDLQISGTKSIGKVIIRKGDDEWIIHTEGSNLKAIFNEEGIDKARSTTNDIHEIETVLGIEAARNAIVYELNRTLSDQGLTVDIRHIMLVADMMTSEGVVKSIGRHGISGEKSSVLARAAFEETGKHLLHASIRGEMDDLTGIIENIIIGQPIPLGTGSVRVTMKPDAY